The stretch of DNA GGTGATCAACTGGGAGGTGTAACTCTTGTAAGCCATACCTGAAGGGAGCGTATCGGTCATGGTGACGCCCCTTGAAGAACCAGGACCCAGGTTGGACGTGGTGATCTCGTAGTAGGGGTTTTGTGTGTCAAAATCCCAGCAGGTTTTGGCGACGCTGATGTCAGCCAACGGCTGCTCGATGCGCGCCCACAGGCAGGCATGATTTGCCGCGTCTTCCGCGGTGATAAAAGCAGCGGAAACAGCATTTGGGTCGTAGGACTCCCAGCATTCATCACTACCCAAACCCTTTGACGTGAAGCCGAGAACGTTGACCGTGTACGTTCCGTCAGAACATGTAAAGGTCGGGTTTTGCGGTGGAAATTCGATCGTCACCCTGTCGGGGCAGGGGACGTCATTGGGTGGATCAATTTCGTACTTGCACTCTCCTTCAGAATTAGAGGTCTCCTCGAGGACGAAATGAGGCGTAAAGGTGAAACTGGCTGGGACGGCAGGATTGCCGTCGTTGCAGGTTACCGGCACGGTGATTGTCAGGTCAACCCATTCGAAGGGATTGTCGGTATTGCTTTGCCCACTATCATCTGTTGCATAGATCTGGTTGTTGTAATGGGTGAACTGACCCAGCAGGAAAGGAGCCATGTGAACCGGTGTGAGCGGCCCGTTCACGCCGTCAAAGCCGAAACCGCTCTGATCAGCCCAGTCTGTGACTTCGCAGGAATAGGACTGCCAGGAGGAAGTGGGACTTAGACGATAAGCAGTGCGCCCATAACGCACCTGGTTTTCATCGTCGGTCGGTCCGGTCTGGACGCTCGGGTTCCAGTCGCTGTAGACCAATGGGGTATCGCCCGGACCGGTAGCCCAGCGGTCGCAGCGGGCGCCTTCGGTGCGGGTGCCGCCGGTGTCCTTCACCAGGACGATGGTGCGGTAGCTGTCCGATCTACTGAATGTCTGGTTTGCTGATAGATCCCAATTGGTATTATTACTCCTAAGCACATACACACCGCCATGGGCAAGCGTCGTATTATTGAGAGTCACCGTGGTATAGGTCCTATCATCGGTGAACAACAAGACTTTGTAATTCCTCAGTTCTACCGCATTGCCCGTACGATTGACAATTTCAATGGCAACTCGATCTCTCGAAAAAATTCCCCCATATACTGCGTACACATATTCTGAAAAGAATAAATCGGGTGCGTTGGTGCAGGTACTGGAGTGCGAGCCCAGACCGCTCCAGTCAACTCCCACCGAATCCCAACGGGCGGTGTTGGGCCAGGGAGGGGTGATGTTCTGCATCGGGGCGCAAATGGAGCCCTTCAGCCGGTAGCCCTGGTCTTGGCGAAGCGGAGCCCTTACACCGTTGCGCGCGTAGCCAATAATGTCTACGGGGTAGTAGTTACTGGTGGTGGTGACCCCATCCACATACCCCCACACGCCGTCCACGTTGTCAACGGTGAAAGCTTGGGACATGCCGGTCCCAATTAACGACAACAGGATTAAACAGCCTAAAATGATAAGAATTTTCTTTTTCACGATCTCTCTCCTTTTCTAATTAGGTCTTGGCGCATGATATTGGATGCCTCCCTTTGCGCCTGAATAAGAAGGCACATTTATTGCACTGGTAATTCTTAGAAAGAGGATATCATAATTCGTGTGGCATGTCAAGAGGCAATTTTTTAATTAACTTGATTATTAAATATTGTCTAAGAGGGAATGCCGAATTAAATGGAATTTTTATCACTGTAATCCTCTTTAAGCTGGCGCCGCGTCCCTCAGCCGACCGGCGCAACGTGCGCCTGTCAGGGGCTAACCCGGTCAGCTCAGCCTGACCCAGCCCTGTTGCTGCGCTGATAAAAGTTAAAGGGGGTCAAAATACCCGCAGGGCTGGGGCTGGGGAACGCCCGGCCTGGCAGCGCAAAAAGCCAGTTTGTTGTCGAGGTTGCCTTGAAAAACGCCCCCCGACCTGGCATTCCACTTGAAAGACCCGCTGCCTAAAAACCCGCTATAGTCTCCAACAGCCAAATCGCCCGCCGATTGCAAGGCGCCCGACAGGTTGAGCGTCAGACCCTGGGCTTCAAATTCGCCGAAAATTATCTCACCGGAAAGGGAGATGACCAGTTTACCGACCAGAAAGCTCCCGTCGGCTTGCTCCAGGTAACCGTTCCACTCTCCAGCCCAGCCGGTCTGCGGGGTGGGGGTCGGCGGGAGGCTGGTGGGCAGGGGAGGGCTGGTGGGATTGGCGCCGGGGGTGCGTGTGGGCGGGGCGGCGCTGGTGGGGTTGGCGACGGGGGTGCGTGTGGGCAGGGCGGTGTTGCCGCCGGGAGTGCGGGTGGGAAGGGCGGTGCTGCCGGGCAGATCAACCGGCGCATCGCCTGAGTCGGCTTCTGCAATTGGGGTGTACATCCCGGTGAGGCTTTCTTGCGATGCTGATGGCGCTTCCGGTTGTGCGAGTGAGGATGGCTCTTCGTTGTCAGCGTCGGCATCTTGCTGGTCGACGGGGTCATGGCTGGTGCCAATCGCGAGTGTTGGGGCGAGGGTTGGCGGTTCGGGCGCAGCAAGTGCAGATTCGCGCGCGTTGCGCGCGGTCTCCAATCCTAATGTCGCGGCGATCATGATCAGGGTCAACAGGCTGAGGGTGATGATCTGGTTGCGTTTCATGTTGATTTTAATTGTACTGTATGTTGTGGAAAAGGGGTAAGTTGAAGGCTGAAAGCTCAAAGCTCAAAGATGAGAGTTGAAAGCTCATCCCACTCACTGTGCTCGGTGACTGCGAAGCTGAAAGTTGAAAATTCAATGCTGAAAGGGGGAAAATGAAGACTTATGCACTTCTTGAAATAGCGTTGATTAATCCCTTTATCATTTTGATTATTTCAATGGCCTGTCTTTCAAGGTCATTAAATTTTTCCTCAGATAACCAACCAAGTTGTTGAAAAATTTCAAGCAAAGTCAATGTTTCGTAAATTGAACTACGAGAAATATACAAAAATTGGATGAACTCCTTTTTTGAATTCCTGCCTTTGCCCTCAGCGATATTCATTGGGATCGAAGTGACTGCAGATTCTAATTGTTCAATCATACGGAAGTGTTTACGGGGTGCATCTATCTCATCAACAGCTTTAATGACCAGGTTAGCTAAAACCATGCTCTTTTCCCAAACCTGTAAATCTCTATATGCGATTTGATCATGACGATTTGCCATTTTTTTAATCATTTACCTTTCAGCTTTGAGCCTTGAGCTTTGAGCTATCAGCTACCGGTTATCAGCTACCAACTACCGATATTACAACAATAAATCCGCTTCTTCATCTGATTGGGCGGGTTGGCGGCGTAAGAGGACATAGCCGACCAAGCCCAGCAGTGCGCCCCAGCCGGCTGTCAGCAGGTCGCGCCAGTCAAAGGGGCGGCGGGGGATCAGGATTTGAACGCCCTCGTTTGCCAGTGCAAACAGGAGGGCGAGCAAAAACACGGTCAGCAACACCAGGGCGCCGGGGTCTTTCGTCCACGCCAGGGCACGGACAAGAAACACCGCCAGGATAAGGTAGGCGAAAAGCTGGGCGATCAGGGTGATGGTCAACACAAGGTTGATGCCCAACAGGGTGATGCCGCGCAAGGTGCGGTCCAAGCCGAACAGGGGGTTGACGTTGCTGGAGGCGAGGATGATGATCAACATCCAGACAATAAGAGGAGTCCAGCGTTTACGGAGAAAATTGTTCATATATATATTGTAGCTCAAAGCTGAAAGGTGAAAGCTGAAAGCTCATCCCACTCGCTGGGCTCGGAGACTGCGAAGCTTAAGGCTAATATACAAAAATTAGATGAGCTCTTTTTTCGAATCCCTGCCTTTGCCCTCGGTGACATTCATCGGGATCGAAGTAACGGCAGATTCTCATTATTCAATCAGGCAGAAGCGTTTATGGGATGCATCTATCTCATCAACCGCTTTAATGGCCAGGTTGGTCAGAACCATGCTCTTTTCCCACACTTGTAAGTCTTTATATGCGATTTGATCATGACGATTTGTCATTTTTTCGATCATTAGCCATAGAAATCTCCGTTTCTGGCAACTTTCATTTCCCTTTCAGCTTTAAACTTATAACTTTGAGCTATCAGCCACTCCCTTCACCACGCAGGTGACCTGCTCTTCGGTCATGGTTGGAAAGAGGGGCAGGGTCACCTGGCGGGCTGCGACAGCTTCGGTGAGAGGCAGACGTGAAGAGAGCGCCTGGTTGTTTTTCGCATAGGCGTGAAAGGTGTGGACGGGCGGGTAGTGCCAGGAGGTCTGAATACCTTCTGCCCTCATCTTCGCCATAAAAGCCGGCTTGTTGACGCCTTCCGGCAGCAGGATCGGCAGGATGTGGTAGCTGGATTGGCCGCGCGGTTGGGAGAAGGGCATGCTGATCTGCGGTGCAGATTGTGCCAGTAGATGGCGATAGAGGGAGGTCAGCTCGGCGCGGCGGGCATTGCCAGCGGCGACTCGGGTCAGCTGCACGCGTCCCAGGGCGGATCGCAGCTCATCGATACGATAGTTGTAGCCCAGCTCAACCACATCATAGGTGCTGGCGTGCCCGTGGTGGCGGTCCCAGGTGAGGGTGGTCATTCCGTGGGAGCGTAGCAGACGAACTTTTTCAGCCAGCGCATCGTCATCGGTGACGAGCATGCCGCCTTCAGCTGTGGAGAGGTTCTTGTTGGCGAAGAAGGAATAGCAGCCCAAGTCGCCCCAGGTCCCCAGGGCACGGTTATCCAATGAGGCGCCGACGGCGTGGGCGGCGTCTTCGATCACCGCCAGGTTGTGGGCGCGGGCGATGGCAGTGATGGCGGGCATGTCGCAGGGGAAACCGGCGTAATGCATGACCATGATCGCCCTGGTGCGCGGGGTGATGGCAGCTTCAATTGCAGACGGGGCGAGGGTCAGCCAATCTTCAGATTCGATGTCGGCAAAGACGGGCGTGGCGCCGGTGTAACGCACGGCGTTGGCGGAAGCAACGAAGGTCAGCGCGGGGAGGATGACCTCGTCACCGGGACCCAGGTCGCAAGCCAGACAGGCCAGGTGCAGCGCGGCGGTGGCATTGGTCAGCGCCAGGGCATGTTTGGCGCCCACAAAGGCGGCGAACTCGGCTTCAAAAGCCTGGGTGACAGCGCCCATGGAGAGCCAGCCCGACCGGATCACCGCGGAGACGGCTTCTTCTTCTTCGGGGCCGTAGTTGAGATCAGAAAGGGGAATTTTCCAGTGCAATTTTTTTCAAGCCTCCATAAAGATAAAATAAATGACGGATGACCGAAGACCGAGGACGGAACAACCTCTCGTGAGGTTGATATTCCGCTTAGGAACCTTGAAGGCTCTCAGCTTCAAGGACGAGGAAAAAGGTGGAGGATGGAGCGGTAAAACCGAAGACTGAGGATCGATGACCGGTTGCTAGCTTCCATTTTTTTGCTTCCTTTATTTCATTGCTTTTTTAAACGCGGACAACTTGATGAAAAGTAGATGTCCTTGTTGGCGTAACGCATATATTTCATCTTTGTTAATATATCCAAATTTCTCAATGATATCCAGGCAAGCAATTGTTTCAAGATAGGATCGAATCGCCAAACCAAGGAATCTTTTTTGTTCAAGGTTGGATTGACCTGTAGAACCTTCAGCGATATTGAGGGCAATCGATGTGGCTACTCTGGATATTTGGCCAGTCAGGTTGAATTTTTCATGCTCAGGGAGCTTGGATTTTAGTTCATAAACTGCTTTTATATATTCCAGTGACAATTTGTAAACATCCAGATTCTGGAATTTATAAGATTCAGTCATAAACCCACACCGCTTTCGGTCCTCATCCTTTTGTTATCTGTCCATAATTGTTCTTCGGTCCCCGGTCTTCCGTCTCCGGTCTTCTGTCCCCCGTCTTTGTTCCTTATTACTCTCCCGGCAGGAATTGGGCGCGCATTTTCTCGAAGTCGCGGTTGGCCTGGGCATAGTCTTCAGGGTTGCCGAGGTCCATCCAGTAGCCGTTGAAGGGATAGCCGATCACTTTTTCGCCTGCAGCCAGCAGTTTGTGCACCAGGTCAGGGAAATCCAGGTATTCGTCTTTGGGGATGTAATCCAGCACCCGGGGTTCAAAGATGTACATGCCCATACTGACCTTGTAATCCAGCGTCGGTTTTTCGATATAACCGGTGACTGAAAAATCATCATCATTTTGCTGAACCACACCAAGATCAATGTGCAGTTGGTGCTGGTGCACGGCAAGGGTGCAGATGCCGCCCTGTTGGCGATGGAAGGCGAGAAAATCCTCGATATCCAGCAGGGTGAGCACGTCCCCGTTGCTGACCAGGAAGGTTTTGTCCAGGTTGGGTATCAGAGCCAGTGGCCCGGAGGTTCCCAGGGGTTTGGTCTCGTAGGAGTAGGTGATCTCGAGGTCGAATTGCTGGCCATCCTGGAAAAAGGATTGTATCAGGTGTGCCAAGTGCCCGACAGTTAAGATGACCTTATTGACGCCGCTGCGCTTCATTTGTCGCAGGAGGATTTCGAGGATGGCTTTGTCGCCAACGGGCATCATCGGTTTCGGGAAAACATAGGTGTAGGGGGCAAGGCGGGTGCCACGCCCACCGGCAAGAATAACGGCTTTCATAAGTTCACTCCGTGTTAGTTTATTGGTGAAAGCTCATCCCCTCACTGCGCTCGGGGACTGCGAAGCAAGAAGCTGAAGACCTAAGTGATTTGTAAAATGATATTGATTGAACCATTTATCTTTTTGATTATTTCAAATGTTAATTTTATAAATTCAAATTACTTTTTACCTGATAACCAACCAAGCGTCAGCAGATTTAAATTATTGCACAAGGCGGAGATGTTTACGGCGTGTACCCATCTCATTTACAGCTTTAATGACCAGGATAGCAAAAATCATGCTTCATTCCTGGACCAGTAAGACTTTATTTGCTATTTGTTTATGGCTGTTTGCCATTTATTCAATCATTGACCTTAGGATACTCTGCTGTTGGTCAATTTCATTGATTTTTGAGCTTTGAGCGATATGCTATCACCTATCATCTAACAGCGACAATCTAAAACTCATATTTCCCGACTCGATACAAATCCAGATGCTGGCGGATCCAGTCGATAGTTTGCTGCAAGCCCGTATGGATATCAACATTGGGCTGCCAACCGAGTAAGTGGCGGGCTTTGCGGTTATCGGACAGCAATCGCATGACCTCCGATTTCTCTGGACGTAGGCGTTCGGGCTGGACCTCGATGCGCACCGGACGACCAACCAGCTCAATGACCCGATGGGCCAGTTCACCGATGCTGACTTCGGCGCCATAGCCGAGGTTGATGGTCTCACCAGCAAGCCCGGGTGTTTGGGCTGCTTTGATAAATCCGTTTACCGTGTCACTGAGATAGGTGAAATCCCGTTTCGCGTCCAGGTTTCCCAGGCGGATCACATCCTGGGTGAGAGCCTGGGTGATGATGGTTGGGATCACCGCCCGTGCGGATTGACCGGGTCCATAGGTGTTGAAGGGTCGCAGAGTGACGGCGTCCACGTCAAAGGCGCGGTAATAACTCTCGACGAGTTTATCCGCGCCAATTTTGCTGGCAGAATAGGGCGATTGTCCCTGCAGAGGGTGATCCTCGTCAATGGGAACGCGCAGTGCAGTGCCGTAGACCTCGCTGGTGGAGGTATGTACCATGCGGCAGCCATGGGCACGGCAGGCTTGCAGTACGTTGAGCGTGCCCAGCACGTTGCTTTCGACCACTTCAACCGGGTGGAGATAAGAGTAGGGGATCGAGATCAAAGCGCCAAGGTGAAAGACGATCTCCATGCCATTTACAGCTTTCATGATTGCATCGGGGTCGCACAGGTCACCTGCAATGATCTCGACGCGCTGGCGGACATCGACTGGCAGTAATTGCAGCAAGCCGCTATCGCCGCGGGATGTATAGCGGACAAATGCGCGTACCCGGGCGCCCATTTCAACCAGCGATTGAACTAATGTGCTACCAATAAAACCCCCGGCGCCGGTGATTAAGATGGATTTTGCATTAAGAGATGTGTTCATGTGCTTTGGGGTTCTTCAGTTAAGGATAATGATTGTCTCAATACCGCAATCACATCGGGAACAACGATGGTATTGGCTTCGGTAGATTGACAGATAGAGAGTATCTTTTGGATGCGATCGGGTGGACAATTTGCAATGGCAAACAAGATCAACCCGATCTGATAGCGGGAAACCAGTTCCGGGATGTCGTCGGTGGTACCCAGAACCCTGTGGCTCATGATCTCAATATTGCGTTTCCGGGGGTCATCGTCAACGATGCCGATCACCGCGAACAGATCGCGAAAGGTGCTGCGCTGGAGCATCCAGAGGGTCAATTCTCCCAGCTCACCGGCGCCGACGATCAGCATGCGCTCACCGAAGGAAGCTCGATGACCGCGAAACAAGATCCAGCGGTTGGCCAGCCCGGTGAGGAGACGTTCTCGATAGCGAGCTGCCACCAGGCCGATGAAGACCATCACGCTCATCAGCCACATCAAGGCGAAGGGAATATGCGGTTCGGTCAGCCAGTAACGGTTGATCAACCAGACGATGACGAGGGTGATGCCAACAGAGATGGCAAAATCAAGCGTATAGGTGGGGCTGGCTCGTGACCAATCGATGCGATGCAATCCCAGTAAGCTGTTGATGATCGTCAGGAACGCGGAGGCCAGAAATGCACCCAGTAAAAAGGTCGGAATGCCCAAATTGATCACCGAACTCAGACGCCAGATCAGGCCGGATAATCCAATCATGAACAGGTTCACAAACAAATCCACAATGAACCAGTTTAGCACGCGATGGGTGATGGTATAGAACACTCCAGAAAAGAACCAGCGTTCTTTAACTTGAAGGCTGCGAAGTTTGGGAAGGATGACAATTAGTGTCATGAACAGCACGTCCAAGTCGTTGATAAAGGTGTGATTAGCAACGTAGAGCTGATCTAATCGTAATTTATCGGGCAGGATATCTTTCAGGTACGCATCCATAAAACCATCGCCGAATAGAAGCTTTTCTTCATCGCGATAAACAATTGTGGCCGGACTGGTGATACCTGGTTTTACCGAGAGGATTGTTTTCCGTTCTTCCGGGGACCATTTTTCAACAAATTGAGGATCTTCAGGTCGGGGACCGACCAGACTCATCTCGCCAATCAGGACATTCCAAAGTTGCGGAAGTTCGTTGACTTTTGTGGCTCGCAACCATTTACCGATTGGTGTGACGCGCTCGTCGTTGTTGATGGTGAGCGGAGAGCCCGCGTTGGTCCTGGGTTGGTCGTACATCGAGCGGAACTTTAACATCTGGAATGGCTTCCCGTTTTTTCCGACGCGTGTGGCTTTGTAGAATATTGGGCCGGGTGAGTCCAGTTTGATGGAGAGGGCGATCAAGATAAAAAAGGGTGAAAGGAACAGCAAGCCGAAAGCTGAAATAAAAAAGTCAAAACTTCGCTTGACGAAGGCGGTCAAGCCGCGCCGGGTACTCGGCAAAGCCTGACCGGATTTTGCTGTTTGAGTTTTAGTTGGCCTTTTTTTGTTGTCAGCTGTTTGCTTCATTGGTTTCGCTCCTGGAAGGCTTTGTATGGCATAATAAATTAATATTTGATGAAGCGATTATAACATAAAATAAGGAATAAGGCAGTAGTAGGGAGAGCTTAGAATTTAGAACTTAGAGCTGTGAGTCACGACCAACTTTAAATATGTAGCGCATTAGAAAATTTTTGCCTGATTGATTGAAAGAGATCATTGATCATTCTGGCAATCTCATTGGACTGTGTTAACAAGGGATTAAATAAATCTTTGTCAATCCATTTCCACATAATAAATATTTTAATCAATGTTAATGTGACAAAAAAAGATCCCCTGGCAATGTGAAGAAAACAAATTTTTAATTTGGCTCGTGTCTTTGGCTTCTAATAATGTTTTTCGGGATCAGTGTGGCAGCTGACTCAAGCTATTCGTAGAGTAGAGAATGTTGGCGTGAAGTATCCAGGATTTTAATTAATTCTATCACCCGATCTTCAAACAACATATTTTTTACCATATAATCAGTTTTTGACAATTTGACAAATCTTTAGCGCCCACTTCGATCAGGTTCCTTGGCAAAGTTTTAACATTAAAGCTTAACGTTCTCCACACTACCAGTCACAACCATTTATTTTTATTGCTTTGTAATTATTGCTAGATAATGGCTGTTGAAGACTTTAAGCGATTCAAGAATGACTGCTAAAGCCCAGGAGATGGGGACGATAAGGCGAGCAATAGGCGGAGCAAGGGTGATTTTGTGTAACTTAAATACACAGTTGCTGAATAAAATTTTTATCTCTTTGGGTTTGATGCCCGCGGTTTGCGGGTTGGTGGGGTTCCACCAGAAATCATACCAGAGGATGACGCCATCAGGTTTGAGTACCCGCAGCATCTCGGAAGCCATGTTGCGCTTGATTTGCGGGTCCAAAATAGAAGAAAATGCAGTAAATTGTAAAAGGATATCGAATTGAGCAGATTCATAGGGGAGAAATTGGCCATCAGCGCAAGAAATTTTTGACTCTGGTAAAGTTTGTTTTGCTAAAACCACGCGATCGAGCAATATATCAATACCTGATAGGTTTGATGCTGTTGCGCCATAGCGCAAGAATCCCAGCATGACTCCACCCCGACCACATCCGATTTCAAGGATTTTGGATTGGTTTAAGCTTTGAAAACCAAATTCTTTGAGACAAGACAATAAAGCACGTTCCTGGGATTGGAGCATGAAAACATAGGCAGGGTTTGAGAATGAATAAGTATTTTTGTAGTATGCGGGGTCCGCCCTGCGTTGATATTCTTTCTTTAATCGTTCAAGATCTTGTTGAGGCATGATCCTTAAGCTTTGTTGATAATATATTTTGCAAAGGCTTCAGTGATATTTGCTCTGTTATATAGCTTGATCGCTGTTCTCCTGCCATTTTCCCCAAATTGTGTTCGTAGTTTTTCATCCGCTGAAAGCTGCTTGATCGCATTCATCAAAGCTTGACCATCCCCAGGCGATACAGCCAGCCCAACCTTAGCAGAGGTGACAATCTCAGCCGGCTCACCATCGGCAATTAAAATGACAGGTTTTGCAGAAGCCATGGCTTCGTATAGTTTTGAAGGAACTGCTCCAGGAAGAGTGGTTTTGAGCGGAATCAAACACACATCGACTGAAGCCAAAATTTCAGGCATTTTCTTGCTAGCAACTGCGTCATGAAATTCGATATTTGTTAGTTCTAATTCTTGGGCTAATTTGATTAATAAGGATTTTTCAGGTCCATCCCCGATGAAAACAAATCGAATTCCTTCAGGAGCGCCTTTGGCGCAGTAAAGAATTTGACTCAAACCCTGTGCCAACCCGTGTAAACCACCATAAAAAAAGATCAGATCACCGTGGGGCGAAAATGATTTTCTAATTTCCGGACGGAAATTTTTGGGGTTAAACCGGACAGTGTCCACGCCATTAGAGAGGTGAAATAATTTAACCTCTGGGAAACGGGCATTAATGCAGTTAATAGTGGTTTTGGTTTGTCCGGTAACCAGCCAGGCTTTCCGATATATAAAAGCTTCCAGCTTCTCTGAAAGCGTCAGCGCCCATCCTGGTTTGACCGCGCCTAACCTTACGGCAGATTCTGGCCAAAGATCGGAGATATTGAAGATCCATTTGGCACGCTTCAGACGGCTGAGAAGATATCCGGTGATCCCCAGAAACAAAGGGGGACTTTCAGTGAGGATAAAATCCACCTTTTTAAACCCCCATATACCAAAGAAGAGCGATGAAAGTACGAAAGAAAAATAATTTGCTAAACGGGGTAGCATCGCGGTCTTTTGTGTGGGGAAAACCCAGGTGCGAAAAACAGGGATGTCAGAAATAGTTTCCTTTTTCCATAAGCCTCTGTAATCTGGAAATATTTTCCCCTTTGGATAACTTGGTAGGGCTGTGAGGACTTGGACTTCAAAACCACGCGCCTTCAGACCGGTTGCTAGTTCAGACAGCCTGGCTTGGGGCGCTCCGATTTCAGGTGGATAATACAGAGTGAGGAGTAGTAGCTTCATCAGTCATTGTTCTGTGATAAATTGCTGATTACAAATCTTCTTTTCCCACCTTTTGTTAAAGGGATTTCATCAACAATTTGGATATTGATTTTTAATTTACCAGTCCCCTTTTGCTTCAACGCATTGATTACACGTTGTTGTATGGTTGGATCAGAATTATCTCTCAGTACAATAAGTAGCAATATAGAATTAATGTCTTTTTGTACCACCTGAAATGAATCTATCTCAGAAAAATGCTCCAAAATGCCCGTAAAAAAGTGGACAATTAATCGGTTACCATCTGGTGTAAATATTACATCCGTATCTCGACCTTGAATCGATTTGATAAGGCCAAATGAACGCCCGCAACTGCACATCCCCGATTTTGGTGTAGCGATATCACCAACTTGATAACGAATTAAAGGCATAGGTCCAGGATGCAACCGAGTGATTATTACGCTCCCTGGTCTTCCATAGGGAACTGGGTCATTTCTTTCATCTAAATATTCAACAATTACGTCAAGATCATGTGTATGATAATGATTAGACGCACCACATTGCCCAGCGATATGAAAACCTTCCGCACAACCATAAGTATCAATGACCTTTGTGTGGAATACACTCTCGAGAGCATTTCGATAGTGAGGGAAAAGCGTATCCCCCCATGACACAATTGATTTTAAAGGCTTATTCCAACCAAGTCTATTTGCATATTTAGCAATTAAGTATA from Brevefilum fermentans encodes:
- a CDS encoding phenylacetate--CoA ligase family protein; translation: MRTKLLRNLILPLGDRLFGQNMMARLKFLESAQYWPREKIISKQSNDLQNLIQIAYHEVPFYQKLLDDKGIKPDTIRTKEDLARLPVVTKDMLRESFPHQTTRKTGQKTYLVSTSGSTGKNFYVLEDSFTAGWYRATFMLELGWAGWSIGEPHLQTGMTLNRSLDRRIKDRLFNCHYFSAYQLDDLHLEAILIEIEKYNLDHLWGYPGSLYLIAKYANRLGWNKPLKSIVSWGDTLFPHYRNALESVFHTKVIDTYGCAEGFHIAGQCGASNHYHTHDLDVIVEYLDERNDPVPYGRPGSVIITRLHPGPMPLIRYQVGDIATPKSGMCSCGRSFGLIKSIQGRDTDVIFTPDGNRLIVHFFTGILEHFSEIDSFQVVQKDINSILLLIVLRDNSDPTIQQRVINALKQKGTGKLKINIQIVDEIPLTKGGKRRFVISNLSQNND
- a CDS encoding glycosyltransferase family 4 protein; amino-acid sequence: MKLLLLTLYYPPEIGAPQARLSELATGLKARGFEVQVLTALPSYPKGKIFPDYRGLWKKETISDIPVFRTWVFPTQKTAMLPRLANYFSFVLSSLFFGIWGFKKVDFILTESPPLFLGITGYLLSRLKRAKWIFNISDLWPESAVRLGAVKPGWALTLSEKLEAFIYRKAWLVTGQTKTTINCINARFPEVKLFHLSNGVDTVRFNPKNFRPEIRKSFSPHGDLIFFYGGLHGLAQGLSQILYCAKGAPEGIRFVFIGDGPEKSLLIKLAQELELTNIEFHDAVASKKMPEILASVDVCLIPLKTTLPGAVPSKLYEAMASAKPVILIADGEPAEIVTSAKVGLAVSPGDGQALMNAIKQLSADEKLRTQFGENGRRTAIKLYNRANITEAFAKYIINKA
- a CDS encoding class I SAM-dependent methyltransferase → MPQQDLERLKKEYQRRADPAYYKNTYSFSNPAYVFMLQSQERALLSCLKEFGFQSLNQSKILEIGCGRGGVMLGFLRYGATASNLSGIDILLDRVVLAKQTLPESKISCADGQFLPYESAQFDILLQFTAFSSILDPQIKRNMASEMLRVLKPDGVILWYDFWWNPTNPQTAGIKPKEIKILFSNCVFKLHKITLAPPIARLIVPISWALAVILESLKVFNSHYLAIITKQ